A portion of the Microlunatus phosphovorus NM-1 genome contains these proteins:
- a CDS encoding DeoR/GlpR family DNA-binding transcription regulator — MTTQVEAAADRHRHIIDRLDAVGRVEVGTLASSLDVAPETIRRDLRLLEQQGVLQRVHGGAVRRTERPLSPFDGTTPEHPPQHLRLAELVIDRLPADATVFIGASPLTWVLAESLSRRPQAEGMTIVTNSLDVAVVMSRVERLHIYNVGGGVEQETRAQQGGWALDEIGRFQIDLALLAPTGVTVEGGIFADTPMAAAIIAAEVRSANQIWLMLEAEKLGLPGFIQAAPIDVVDQILTAGTPQPHQTAPFSDAGITVVSAE; from the coding sequence GTGACCACACAGGTGGAGGCGGCGGCCGATCGGCATCGACACATCATCGATCGGCTCGACGCGGTCGGTCGGGTCGAGGTCGGCACCCTGGCCAGCAGCCTGGATGTGGCACCGGAGACGATCCGACGCGACCTCCGTCTGCTCGAGCAACAAGGCGTGCTACAGCGGGTACACGGTGGCGCGGTCCGCCGGACCGAACGTCCACTCTCTCCATTCGATGGCACGACCCCCGAGCACCCACCTCAGCACCTTCGGCTCGCCGAACTGGTGATCGACCGTCTTCCCGCGGATGCGACGGTGTTCATCGGAGCATCGCCCCTCACCTGGGTGCTGGCTGAGTCATTGAGCCGCCGGCCGCAGGCGGAGGGCATGACCATCGTGACCAACAGCCTCGATGTCGCGGTGGTCATGTCCCGAGTCGAACGCCTGCACATCTACAACGTCGGTGGCGGCGTCGAGCAGGAAACCCGTGCCCAGCAAGGCGGTTGGGCACTCGACGAGATCGGCCGGTTCCAGATCGATCTGGCACTGCTCGCACCGACCGGCGTCACCGTCGAAGGTGGCATCTTCGCCGACACCCCGATGGCCGCCGCCATCATCGCCGCCGAAGTCCGCTCCGCGAACCAGATCTGGCTGATGCTCGAAGCCGAAAAACTGGGCCTTCCGGGATTCATCCAGGCGGCTCCGATCGACGTGGTCGATCAGATCCTGACCGCAGGCACGCCCCAGCCTCACCAGACGGCACCCTTCAGCGATGCCGGCATCACCGTGGTCTCGGCCGAATAG
- a CDS encoding zinc-dependent alcohol dehydrogenase family protein — protein MRAIVFTEPKSFSLEEVPDPVPGPREVLVRVEAVGICGTDIHVLDGEFAPTRYPIIPGHETSGIVEAVGELVTEIAIGDRVSVDPTLTCGECAYCAVGRANLCEQWNGSGVARTNGSTAELTVAPVRNVHRLPDGVDLALAALVEPLSCAIHGYDLLPRRMGEHYLIYGAGTMGLMMAQLAPRAGAASVTVIDRNPDRLEVARDVGIDDVALSADEADHAGGWDVVIDCTGVVAAIEDALTRVRRGGVFQQFGVAPVDATARFSPFGVYNDEITMVGSMAVLASYARAVEMFAAGALNAARMVSHAYPLDDYGEALEAFRAGRGRKLQIRPQTRESVQLL, from the coding sequence GTGCGCGCCATCGTCTTCACCGAGCCCAAGTCGTTCTCGCTGGAGGAGGTGCCCGATCCGGTTCCTGGGCCCCGCGAGGTGCTGGTCCGGGTCGAAGCGGTGGGCATCTGCGGCACCGACATCCACGTCCTGGACGGGGAGTTCGCCCCGACGCGTTATCCGATCATCCCAGGTCACGAGACCTCCGGCATCGTCGAAGCGGTGGGTGAACTGGTCACCGAGATCGCCATCGGTGACAGGGTCTCGGTCGATCCGACGCTGACCTGTGGTGAGTGCGCGTATTGCGCCGTCGGACGGGCCAACCTGTGCGAGCAATGGAACGGGTCCGGAGTGGCCAGGACCAACGGATCGACCGCCGAGTTGACGGTCGCGCCGGTGCGGAACGTCCACCGACTCCCCGATGGAGTCGATCTCGCGCTGGCGGCGTTGGTCGAGCCGCTCTCCTGTGCCATCCACGGCTACGATCTGCTCCCCCGGCGGATGGGTGAGCACTATCTGATCTACGGTGCCGGGACGATGGGCTTGATGATGGCTCAGCTCGCGCCACGCGCCGGCGCCGCCAGTGTGACGGTCATCGACCGTAATCCGGACCGACTCGAGGTGGCCAGGGACGTCGGCATCGATGACGTGGCGCTCTCGGCCGATGAAGCCGATCATGCCGGCGGCTGGGACGTGGTGATCGACTGCACTGGCGTCGTCGCCGCGATCGAGGACGCGCTCACCCGCGTCCGGCGGGGTGGGGTGTTCCAACAGTTCGGTGTCGCACCTGTCGACGCGACCGCCAGGTTCTCGCCCTTCGGGGTCTACAACGACGAGATCACCATGGTCGGCTCGATGGCCGTGCTGGCGTCGTATGCGCGTGCGGTGGAGATGTTCGCCGCCGGAGCCCTCAACGCGGCTCGCATGGTCAGTCACGCGTACCCGCTGGACGACTACGGTGAGGCCCTGGAGGCGTTCCGGGCCGGTAGGGGCCGGAAGCTGCAGATCCGACCCCAGACCCGGGAATCGGTGCAGCTGTTGTGA
- a CDS encoding carbohydrate ABC transporter permease, protein MSATTETRPTNTTQQATRERTGPNPFTRRKVIGYLITLLTWVVVLIFFFPVLWMIITSFKTEGQAASFPPQFLFTPTFDGYAAVFDRGMGLYLLNSLFLAVGSTIVVMLLAIPAAYALSVRPIIRWQDGLFFFISTKFMPVAASIIPVFLLLRTFGLLDNLWALGVLYLGINLPLAVWMMRSFFAEVPIAVVEAAQIDGASYSRELWRVSLPIVAPGAAAAALICFIFAWNEYFLANLLTAVVARTTPPFLGSFVDGRGQFLAILSAASTIAVLPVIVAGWLAQKRLVRGLAMGAVK, encoded by the coding sequence ATGTCCGCCACGACGGAGACCCGCCCGACCAACACGACCCAGCAGGCCACCCGCGAACGCACTGGGCCCAACCCGTTCACTCGCCGCAAGGTGATCGGTTATCTGATCACGCTGCTCACCTGGGTGGTGGTGCTGATCTTCTTCTTCCCGGTGCTGTGGATGATCATCACCAGCTTCAAGACCGAGGGACAGGCAGCGTCCTTCCCGCCCCAGTTCCTTTTCACGCCGACCTTCGACGGCTACGCCGCAGTCTTCGACCGCGGCATGGGGCTCTATCTGCTGAACTCGCTGTTCCTGGCCGTCGGCTCGACGATCGTGGTCATGCTGCTCGCCATTCCCGCTGCGTACGCGCTGTCGGTCCGACCGATCATCCGCTGGCAAGACGGCTTGTTCTTCTTCATCTCCACCAAGTTCATGCCCGTCGCAGCGTCGATCATCCCGGTCTTCCTGCTGCTGCGGACCTTCGGCTTGCTGGACAATCTGTGGGCCCTCGGCGTCCTCTATCTCGGCATCAACCTCCCGCTCGCGGTGTGGATGATGCGTTCCTTCTTCGCCGAGGTGCCCATCGCGGTGGTGGAGGCAGCACAGATCGACGGTGCTTCCTACTCTCGCGAGTTGTGGCGAGTGTCGCTGCCGATCGTCGCTCCGGGCGCGGCCGCAGCTGCCTTGATCTGCTTCATCTTTGCCTGGAACGAGTACTTCCTGGCCAACCTGCTCACCGCGGTGGTCGCCCGGACCACCCCGCCGTTCCTGGGCAGCTTCGTGGACGGACGCGGCCAATTCCTCGCCATCTTGTCGGCGGCGTCCACCATCGCGGTGCTGCCGGTGATCGTGGCCGGCTGGCTCGCCCAGAAGCGACTGGTACGCGGCCTCGCCATGGGGGCGGTGAAGTAG
- a CDS encoding carbohydrate ABC transporter permease, whose amino-acid sequence MSTVDETPAIQAPKTVPSGKKTKITMADLRGQDLAQRKFGRKLIMPALIVAILVTQIPFVATIYYSFQDWNLARPEERSFAGFDNYIAVITNGAFLPSIWATIRIVGGSMILSLILGLLLAILLDREFKGRALARTLLITPFLVMPAAAALIWKYSLLEVNTGMVNWALSLVGIDAVAWNTDHPALTIVFTMTWQYTPFMMLILLAGLQSQAGEVLEAADVDGANALQTFRYMTLPHLRSYAELAILLGTVFMIQVFDPINIMTKGAGNTKTIAYLLYERAFIGQQVGEAAAYGVITVILTIVFATLALRTMFSIFTEEAR is encoded by the coding sequence ATGAGTACGGTTGACGAGACCCCGGCCATCCAGGCGCCGAAGACCGTGCCGTCGGGCAAGAAGACCAAGATCACCATGGCCGACCTCAGAGGCCAGGACCTGGCACAGCGGAAGTTCGGTCGCAAGCTGATCATGCCCGCGTTGATCGTGGCGATCCTGGTCACCCAGATCCCGTTCGTGGCCACGATCTACTACTCGTTCCAGGACTGGAACCTGGCCCGGCCTGAGGAACGTTCGTTCGCCGGGTTCGACAACTACATCGCGGTCATCACCAACGGGGCCTTCCTGCCCTCGATCTGGGCGACCATCCGGATCGTCGGCGGCTCGATGATCCTCTCCCTGATCCTCGGTCTGCTGCTGGCGATACTGCTCGATCGGGAGTTCAAGGGACGCGCCTTGGCCCGTACGCTGCTGATCACCCCGTTTCTGGTGATGCCCGCTGCCGCGGCGCTGATCTGGAAATACTCCTTGCTCGAGGTCAACACCGGCATGGTGAACTGGGCGCTCAGCCTGGTGGGCATCGATGCAGTTGCCTGGAACACCGACCATCCGGCACTGACCATCGTCTTCACCATGACCTGGCAATACACGCCGTTCATGATGTTGATCCTGCTGGCTGGTCTGCAGTCGCAGGCCGGAGAGGTGCTGGAAGCCGCTGACGTCGACGGCGCCAACGCCCTCCAGACCTTCCGTTACATGACTCTGCCCCACCTGCGCAGCTACGCCGAGTTGGCCATCCTGCTGGGCACCGTGTTCATGATCCAGGTGTTCGACCCGATCAACATCATGACCAAGGGCGCCGGCAACACCAAGACCATTGCCTATCTGCTCTACGAGCGCGCCTTCATCGGCCAACAAGTCGGGGAAGCGGCCGCGTACGGGGTGATCACGGTCATCTTGACCATCGTGTTCGCCACGTTGGCCTTGCGCACCATGTTCTCGATCTTCACCGAGGAGGCCCGCTGA
- a CDS encoding ABC transporter substrate-binding protein, with translation MTTTTQRRLAGAGLALSFSLAVSGCAGFGNLGTEPGVTTVTLASVNNPQMQDMAQLLPEFNKTHPDIKINMIFMEENDLRNAATKDVATKGGQYDIMTVGAYEVPIWGQNKWLEDLTDLAAQDPSYDVNDFFKPVRDGVSFDGRLYAVPFYGESSFLMYRKDLFEQAGITMPERPTWEQIAEYAGKLKDPSTDRAGICLRAKPGWGEMFAPLTTVINTFGGQWYNMEWQAQVNSPAYKEAVKFYIDTLAASGEGDPVSFGFTECLNLFSQERAAMWYDATSAAGSVEDPNNSKVAGKVGYVRAPVDKTENSGWLWSWNLGINAESKHKEQAWEFVQWATSKEYAKLVGSELGWSRTPPGTRKSTYLIPEYIKAGGEFAPLTAKIMSEVDPTHPGVDPQPWVGIQYVTIPEFQDVGNQTSQLLADVIAGRRPLDLALDQGQKIAQRAGDNQKQGN, from the coding sequence ATGACCACCACCACGCAACGACGCCTGGCAGGTGCCGGGCTTGCTCTCAGCTTCTCGCTCGCGGTCTCCGGCTGCGCCGGCTTCGGCAACCTGGGCACCGAGCCCGGAGTGACGACGGTGACCCTGGCCAGCGTCAACAACCCGCAGATGCAGGACATGGCCCAGCTGCTGCCGGAATTCAACAAGACCCATCCCGACATCAAGATCAACATGATCTTCATGGAGGAGAACGACCTGCGGAACGCCGCCACCAAGGACGTCGCCACCAAGGGCGGTCAGTACGACATCATGACCGTCGGCGCGTACGAGGTGCCGATCTGGGGTCAGAACAAGTGGCTGGAAGATCTGACGGATCTCGCCGCCCAGGATCCCTCCTACGACGTGAACGACTTCTTCAAGCCGGTTCGTGACGGGGTCTCCTTCGACGGTCGGCTGTACGCGGTGCCCTTCTACGGTGAGTCGTCGTTCCTGATGTATCGCAAGGACCTGTTCGAGCAGGCCGGCATCACCATGCCCGAGCGACCTACCTGGGAGCAGATCGCGGAGTACGCGGGCAAGCTGAAGGATCCGAGCACGGATCGAGCGGGGATCTGCCTGCGGGCGAAGCCGGGCTGGGGCGAGATGTTCGCACCGCTGACGACGGTGATCAACACCTTCGGCGGCCAGTGGTACAACATGGAATGGCAGGCCCAGGTCAACTCGCCGGCCTACAAAGAAGCGGTGAAGTTCTACATCGACACCCTCGCCGCCTCCGGTGAGGGCGACCCGGTGTCATTCGGCTTCACCGAGTGCCTGAACCTGTTCTCCCAGGAGCGGGCGGCGATGTGGTACGACGCCACGTCGGCCGCCGGCTCGGTGGAGGACCCGAACAACTCCAAGGTGGCCGGCAAGGTCGGCTATGTCCGCGCCCCGGTCGACAAGACCGAGAACTCGGGCTGGCTGTGGTCGTGGAACCTGGGCATCAACGCCGAGTCCAAGCACAAGGAGCAGGCCTGGGAGTTCGTCCAGTGGGCCACCAGCAAGGAGTACGCGAAGCTGGTCGGATCGGAGCTGGGCTGGTCCCGCACCCCGCCGGGCACCCGCAAGTCGACCTACCTCATCCCGGAGTACATCAAGGCCGGCGGCGAGTTCGCGCCCCTGACCGCGAAGATCATGAGCGAGGTCGACCCCACGCATCCCGGCGTCGACCCACAGCCGTGGGTCGGGATCCAGTACGTCACGATCCCCGAGTTCCAAGACGTCGGCAACCAGACCTCCCAGTTGCTCGCCGACGTGATCGCCGGCCGACGACCTCTCGACCTGGCGCTGGACCAAGGACAGAAGATCGCCCAACGCGCCGGTGACAACCAGAAGCAGGGGAACTGA
- a CDS encoding DeoR/GlpR family DNA-binding transcription regulator has translation MYPPERQQAIADYLVRSPDRRAGVVQISERLGVTTETVRKDLDVLERRGVLRRVRGGAELLSTTPFEQALAARHAEQFEDKLAIAQRVMAELPDDGVVILDSGSLTFVCAQLMPTDRPLTLVTNNLPAARYLAGRTRMQIMTLPGSVRGLTSAAVDPWTTKRLGTITADIAIIGVNALSAERGLMTTNPEEASVKRAMLLAARRRLVPVISGKLSRTSFCTFGAVSEVDLVITDGGASPETVADLSAAGPAVVIA, from the coding sequence GTGTATCCGCCGGAGCGTCAGCAAGCCATCGCCGACTACCTCGTGCGGAGCCCTGATCGTCGTGCCGGCGTGGTGCAGATCAGCGAGCGGCTGGGGGTCACCACCGAGACGGTGCGCAAGGACCTCGACGTGCTGGAACGCCGCGGGGTGCTGCGTCGGGTACGGGGTGGTGCGGAGCTGTTGTCCACCACTCCGTTCGAGCAGGCGTTGGCTGCGCGGCACGCCGAGCAGTTCGAGGACAAGCTGGCCATCGCCCAGCGAGTGATGGCGGAGCTGCCCGATGACGGTGTGGTGATCCTGGACTCGGGCTCGTTGACCTTCGTCTGCGCTCAACTGATGCCTACTGACCGACCGCTCACCCTAGTGACCAACAATCTGCCGGCCGCGCGCTACTTGGCTGGACGGACACGGATGCAGATCATGACTCTGCCGGGTTCGGTACGCGGGCTGACCTCGGCCGCCGTGGATCCGTGGACCACCAAGCGACTGGGCACGATCACGGCCGACATCGCGATCATCGGCGTCAATGCGCTCAGCGCCGAGCGGGGCCTGATGACCACCAACCCGGAAGAGGCGTCGGTGAAACGGGCGATGCTGCTGGCGGCGCGGAGGAGGCTGGTCCCGGTCATCTCCGGCAAGCTCAGCCGGACCTCCTTCTGCACGTTCGGCGCAGTCTCGGAGGTCGACCTGGTGATCACCGACGGCGGTGCCTCGCCAGAGACGGTTGCCGACCTGAGTGCCGCTGGGCCCGCGGTCGTCATCGCCTGA
- a CDS encoding HAD-IIA family hydrolase, protein MVAQHDLAGPVVAAGYDAALFDLDGVIYLGPVAVPGAPEGITALRARGTRVGFVTNNAARPPAAVAEHLTELGIAAGCEDVVTSAQAGAQLVARRFPPGSKVLVVGGPGVWDALGEVGLVGVRSADDHPVAVLQGYGFDLTWTQLNEAAYAIQRGAHWVATNIDPTRPTERGIVPGNGAAVDAVRLTVDVEPEVAGKPYRPLVDATVARLGASRPIFVGDRLDTDIAGAVAAGLDSMLVLTGAHGAAELLAATSAERPTHLGYDLRDLLQPARACDERPGEVSCGGQTAVIDSGRIKLVGTPTDRDAAVDALWAAANLAWRAADRGQQTDATPAVSIITAVLSRR, encoded by the coding sequence ATGGTTGCTCAGCACGATCTGGCCGGTCCGGTGGTCGCCGCCGGCTATGACGCAGCGCTGTTCGACCTCGACGGGGTGATCTATCTCGGCCCGGTAGCGGTGCCGGGTGCGCCCGAGGGCATCACGGCCCTGCGCGCCCGAGGAACCCGGGTCGGTTTCGTCACCAACAACGCCGCCCGACCACCTGCGGCGGTGGCTGAGCACCTGACCGAGCTCGGGATCGCCGCCGGCTGCGAGGATGTGGTGACCTCCGCTCAGGCCGGAGCCCAGCTCGTGGCACGACGCTTCCCGCCCGGGTCGAAGGTGCTGGTCGTTGGTGGCCCTGGGGTCTGGGATGCCCTGGGCGAGGTCGGACTCGTGGGCGTGCGGTCGGCTGACGACCACCCAGTGGCCGTGTTGCAGGGGTACGGCTTCGATCTCACCTGGACGCAGCTGAACGAGGCCGCCTACGCGATCCAGCGCGGCGCGCACTGGGTGGCCACCAACATCGACCCCACCCGTCCCACCGAGCGCGGCATCGTGCCCGGAAACGGTGCGGCGGTCGATGCCGTCCGACTGACGGTCGACGTCGAGCCGGAGGTGGCCGGCAAGCCATACCGTCCTCTCGTCGACGCGACCGTGGCCCGACTAGGGGCTTCGCGCCCGATCTTCGTGGGGGACCGACTGGACACCGACATCGCGGGCGCAGTCGCGGCCGGACTGGACAGCATGCTGGTGCTGACCGGGGCGCACGGTGCGGCCGAACTGCTCGCGGCCACCTCGGCCGAGCGGCCGACCCATCTCGGCTACGACCTGCGTGATCTGCTGCAGCCCGCCCGGGCCTGTGACGAACGACCCGGAGAGGTGAGCTGCGGCGGTCAGACCGCGGTGATCGACTCGGGCCGGATCAAGTTGGTCGGTACGCCGACGGATCGCGACGCCGCGGTCGATGCCCTCTGGGCAGCGGCGAACCTGGCCTGGCGCGCCGCTGACCGTGGGCAGCAGACCGACGCGACCCCAGCCGTCTCGATCATCACGGCAGTGCTGAGTCGGCGCTGA
- a CDS encoding glycoside hydrolase family 13 protein — protein MVYQIYPRSFADANADGMGDLQGIVSRVPYLAALGVDAVWLSPFYPSALADGGYDVDDYRDVDPRIGSLADFDELVTTLHAAGIKVLVDIVPNHSSDRHVWFAEALASPPGSPARDRYIFRDGTGPDGSEPPNDWQSLFGGSAWAQVADGQWYLHLFAAEQPDLNWDNASVREDFRTTLRFWSDRGVDGFRVDVAHGLVKDLSTPYAPWPELEHMERDDGSHPLWDRDDLQEVYRDWRTVFDSYDPPRFAVAEAGVHPARRARYAAPTSLGQAFNFAMQEAAWRLTDYREVIESGVSDMIAEGSTTTWLLGCHDTVRVVSRYGLPVADDQTPIKVARSWLLTDGTDPQCDVALGTRRARAAILVLLALPGSVYVYQGEELGLPEVPDLPAAVLQDPVASRSGGREKGRDGCRVPLPWSATGASYGFGAGAAATELPQPAWFAELAAATQADDEQSMLTLYRRAIALRRELAVPLPTTDPSLSFVESDAEVLHFRRGDRWHSVTNFGDQPVPLPLGTVLLSSVELVDGLLPTDATAWVSADSALP, from the coding sequence GTGGTCTACCAGATCTATCCGCGTTCCTTCGCCGACGCCAACGCCGATGGCATGGGCGACCTGCAGGGCATCGTGTCGCGGGTGCCCTATCTGGCCGCGTTGGGGGTGGACGCCGTCTGGCTGTCACCGTTCTATCCGTCCGCCCTGGCCGACGGCGGCTACGACGTGGATGACTACCGGGACGTGGATCCACGGATCGGCAGCTTGGCCGACTTCGACGAGCTGGTGACGACTCTGCACGCGGCCGGGATCAAGGTGCTGGTGGATATCGTGCCCAATCACAGTTCCGATCGGCACGTCTGGTTCGCTGAGGCGCTGGCCTCGCCGCCCGGGTCGCCGGCCCGCGACCGCTACATCTTCCGCGACGGCACCGGCCCGGACGGCAGTGAGCCGCCGAACGACTGGCAGTCGCTGTTCGGTGGCTCCGCCTGGGCGCAGGTCGCCGACGGCCAGTGGTATCTCCATCTCTTCGCCGCCGAGCAACCCGATCTGAACTGGGACAACGCATCGGTACGCGAGGACTTCCGTACCACCTTGCGGTTCTGGTCGGATCGCGGTGTCGACGGGTTCCGGGTCGATGTCGCGCACGGCCTGGTCAAGGACCTGTCGACCCCGTACGCACCCTGGCCCGAGCTCGAGCACATGGAGCGCGACGACGGCAGCCACCCGCTGTGGGACCGCGACGATCTGCAGGAGGTCTATCGAGACTGGCGCACGGTGTTCGACTCCTACGACCCGCCACGGTTCGCCGTCGCCGAAGCAGGGGTACATCCGGCCCGGCGCGCCCGCTACGCGGCGCCGACCAGTCTCGGCCAGGCCTTCAACTTCGCCATGCAGGAAGCAGCCTGGCGGCTGACGGACTACCGCGAGGTGATCGAGAGCGGGGTCTCGGACATGATCGCGGAGGGCTCCACCACGACCTGGCTGCTCGGCTGTCACGACACCGTACGAGTGGTCTCTCGCTACGGGCTGCCGGTGGCCGATGACCAGACGCCGATCAAGGTCGCCCGCTCCTGGCTGCTGACCGACGGCACAGATCCGCAGTGTGACGTGGCACTCGGCACCCGTCGGGCTCGGGCCGCGATCCTGGTGCTGCTGGCGCTGCCCGGTTCGGTGTACGTCTATCAGGGTGAGGAACTGGGCCTGCCGGAAGTGCCCGATCTGCCCGCGGCTGTCTTGCAGGACCCGGTGGCCTCCCGCTCCGGCGGGCGGGAGAAGGGACGCGATGGCTGCCGGGTGCCACTGCCCTGGTCAGCAACAGGCGCCTCATACGGGTTCGGTGCCGGTGCCGCAGCCACGGAACTGCCGCAGCCGGCCTGGTTCGCCGAGCTCGCGGCGGCGACCCAGGCCGACGACGAGCAGTCGATGCTGACGCTCTATCGGCGAGCCATCGCACTCCGCCGCGAGCTGGCGGTGCCTCTGCCGACCACTGACCCGTCGCTGAGCTTCGTCGAGTCTGATGCCGAGGTGTTGCACTTCCGGCGCGGCGACCGCTGGCACAGTGTGACCAACTTCGGTGACCAGCCGGTGCCGCTGCCCCTTGGCACCGTGCTGCTGAGCAGCGTGGAACTCGTCGACGGGCTGCTACCCACCGACGCGACCGCCTGGGTCAGCGCCGACTCAGCACTGCCGTGA
- a CDS encoding TlyA family RNA methyltransferase, producing MSTRLDRAVAERGLARSRSAAVALIRAGRVRVNDEVVVRSSSTVTPADAISVESDPYVSRAAHKLAGALADLDLDVAGCRALDAGASTGGFTQVLPRSGCREVIAVDVGHGQLVAELRTDPRVISHEHLNVRELTLTHVGGRLVDLVVGDLSFISLTLVLPALTRVADPGGSLLLMVKPQFEVGRERLGEGGVVRDPALHVAAVNGVIEAAAELGWVAHAVVPSRLPGPAGNREFFVLFARAQVAEPVDIAAAVAAT from the coding sequence GTGTCGACCAGGCTCGATCGTGCAGTTGCCGAGCGCGGGCTGGCTCGTTCCCGGTCAGCTGCGGTCGCGCTGATCCGGGCGGGTCGAGTGCGAGTCAACGACGAGGTGGTCGTCCGCAGCTCCAGCACGGTGACGCCGGCCGATGCGATCAGCGTCGAGTCCGACCCGTACGTCTCCCGGGCCGCCCACAAGCTGGCCGGTGCCCTCGCGGACCTGGACCTCGACGTCGCCGGCTGCCGCGCGCTGGACGCCGGCGCCTCGACCGGTGGGTTCACCCAGGTGCTGCCGCGATCGGGCTGCCGCGAGGTGATCGCCGTCGATGTCGGCCACGGCCAATTGGTTGCCGAGCTCCGGACCGATCCGCGTGTGATCAGCCATGAGCATCTCAACGTTCGTGAGCTGACCCTGACGCACGTGGGCGGACGGCTCGTCGATCTCGTCGTCGGCGATCTGTCGTTCATCTCCTTGACCCTGGTGCTGCCGGCGCTGACTCGCGTCGCGGATCCGGGCGGATCCCTGCTGCTGATGGTGAAGCCGCAGTTCGAGGTCGGCCGGGAGCGGCTGGGTGAGGGCGGTGTCGTACGCGATCCTGCGTTGCATGTGGCGGCCGTGAACGGGGTGATCGAGGCGGCCGCCGAGCTCGGCTGGGTCGCACATGCCGTGGTGCCGAGCCGGCTGCCGGGTCCGGCCGGCAACCGCGAGTTCTTCGTCCTGTTCGCCCGAGCCCAGGTCGCGGAACCGGTCGACATCGCTGCCGCCGTCGCCGCAACCTGA
- a CDS encoding NAD kinase has protein sequence MLWRVTPPDPETDDLTAGRRVAVLTHLGRREAVETAAGIIERLAAAGITAVVPASDADVLNARLTTARVIGVSPERFSDQARGVELMLVLGGDGTILRGAEKVITSDTPLLGVNLGHVGFLAEAEAAEIDSIVEHVVQRTYTVEERFTIDVTLRDRGEVIWSSFAVNEVSIEKAARERMLELAVEVDGLPLSRWACDGILVSTPTGSTAYAFSAGGPVLWPELDALLLVPLSAHALFARPLVLGPNSVITVDLIPSVRTHGVVWCDGSRTVDLCPGMEIEVSRGEHRLRLARLSQSPFTNRLVNKFQLPVEGWRGNSEWARGRGSQQ, from the coding sequence ATGCTGTGGCGCGTGACGCCACCGGATCCGGAGACCGACGACCTGACGGCGGGTCGACGGGTGGCGGTGTTGACGCATCTGGGTCGACGAGAGGCCGTCGAGACCGCCGCCGGCATCATCGAGCGGTTGGCGGCCGCAGGGATCACCGCCGTCGTACCCGCGTCCGACGCGGACGTTCTGAACGCGCGACTGACCACGGCGCGGGTGATCGGGGTGTCCCCGGAGCGGTTCAGCGACCAGGCTCGCGGCGTGGAGTTGATGCTGGTCCTCGGTGGCGACGGGACCATCCTCCGCGGCGCGGAGAAGGTGATCACCTCGGACACGCCCCTGCTGGGGGTCAATCTCGGCCACGTCGGCTTCCTGGCGGAGGCGGAGGCGGCCGAGATCGACAGCATCGTGGAGCACGTGGTGCAGCGGACGTACACGGTCGAGGAGCGGTTCACGATCGACGTCACCCTCCGCGACCGCGGCGAGGTCATCTGGTCGTCGTTCGCGGTCAACGAGGTGTCGATCGAGAAGGCAGCCCGGGAGCGGATGCTGGAGCTCGCCGTCGAGGTCGACGGGCTGCCGCTGTCCCGCTGGGCCTGCGACGGGATCCTGGTGTCGACGCCCACCGGATCGACCGCGTACGCATTCTCGGCCGGCGGTCCGGTGTTGTGGCCGGAGCTCGACGCGCTGCTGCTGGTGCCGCTCAGCGCACACGCCTTGTTCGCGCGGCCACTGGTGCTGGGGCCCAATTCGGTGATCACCGTCGATCTGATCCCGTCGGTGCGGACTCACGGCGTGGTCTGGTGCGACGGCAGCCGGACGGTCGATCTGTGCCCTGGCATGGAGATCGAGGTCAGTCGCGGCGAGCATCGGCTCCGGCTGGCCCGGCTGTCGCAGTCCCCGTTCACCAACCGGCTGGTGAACAAATTCCAGCTGCCGGTGGAGGGCTGGCGGGGCAACTCCGAATGGGCCCGCGGTCGGGGCTCGCAGCAGTGA